From a region of the Bacteroidota bacterium genome:
- a CDS encoding response regulator, with protein sequence MTKKIKILMVEDSAADAGLIQHELKREGIDFVVTVVSTKVGFEKELIEFIPDVILCDHSLPQFNSMEALRVFLLHNVNIPFILVTGSVSEEFAVESLTAGADDYILKSSLKRLPSAIYNAIAKKTAENEREINFRKLQDANAELKTFIYRSSHDIRQPVSSILGLIELTKKQLNNSQLNNSETTPLIEMMDNCAKRLDNILLQLIEVIRVKDDLPEKSEVDFHSLITDVIDQLKYHTGYEKIKFSVNVENITPFYSDESMLISLFQNLIGNAIQYRNYSIPNPFVNINVKNVASGLEILVSDNGIGIKNKLLDQVFEMFYRGTIQSNGLGLGLYLTKNIVDKLNGIIKIDSVDGKSTTVSVFFPC encoded by the coding sequence ATGACAAAAAAAATTAAAATACTTATGGTGGAAGACTCTGCTGCGGACGCGGGATTGATCCAGCATGAATTAAAAAGGGAAGGAATTGATTTTGTCGTCACCGTAGTTTCAACCAAGGTCGGTTTTGAAAAAGAGCTGATTGAATTTATTCCCGATGTTATACTTTGCGACCATTCGCTTCCACAATTTAATTCGATGGAAGCATTGAGGGTCTTTCTCCTTCATAACGTCAATATCCCGTTTATTCTTGTTACAGGATCCGTCTCAGAAGAGTTTGCTGTGGAAAGTCTCACCGCGGGAGCTGATGATTATATTCTGAAGTCATCATTAAAAAGACTGCCTTCAGCTATCTATAATGCAATTGCGAAAAAGACTGCCGAAAATGAAAGAGAAATAAATTTCAGAAAACTACAGGATGCAAATGCGGAACTTAAAACATTTATTTACAGGTCGTCGCACGATATACGGCAGCCTGTTTCTTCTATTCTGGGATTGATCGAACTGACAAAAAAACAGCTGAATAATTCACAGCTGAATAATTCAGAGACGACACCTTTGATTGAAATGATGGATAATTGTGCAAAAAGACTCGACAATATCCTGCTGCAATTGATAGAGGTTATTCGTGTGAAGGATGACCTGCCAGAAAAATCGGAAGTTGACTTCCACTCTTTAATAACTGATGTTATTGATCAATTAAAATATCATACCGGCTACGAGAAGATAAAATTCAGCGTTAACGTTGAAAATATCACTCCTTTCTATTCAGACGAAAGCATGCTCATATCACTATTTCAAAACCTGATCGGAAATGCGATACAATACAGGAATTATTCTATACCGAACCCCTTTGTAAATATTAATGTTAAAAATGTTGCCTCCGGACTTGAGATTTTAGTCAGTGATAACGGGATAGGAATAAAAAATAAATTACTGGATCAGGTTTTCGAGATGTTTTACAGGGGAACCATCCAGTCGAACGGACTTGGTCTTGGATTATATTTAACAAAAAATATTGTGGATAAATTAAACGGGATAATTAAAATAGACAGTGTTGACGGGAAGTCAACAACCGTTTCTGTTTTCTTTCCGTGTTGA
- a CDS encoding response regulator, with protein MEKQKVDILLVEDNINDAELTIRALRKNNILNLLVHLKDGAEALDYIFGTGSYSAKEPNNEPKIILLDLKMPKVGGIEVLAKLKSNERTKKIPVVVLTSSKEDPDIKACYNLGVNSYIVKPVGFENFTKAVADLGMYWLLLNQSPT; from the coding sequence ATGGAAAAACAAAAAGTAGACATTTTACTGGTGGAAGACAATATCAATGACGCGGAATTAACTATCCGCGCACTCAGAAAAAATAACATATTAAATCTACTGGTACACCTGAAAGATGGTGCAGAAGCCCTAGACTATATTTTCGGCACAGGCAGTTATTCCGCCAAAGAACCAAACAATGAACCAAAAATCATTTTGCTGGACCTGAAAATGCCAAAGGTAGGCGGAATAGAAGTGCTTGCAAAGTTAAAGTCAAACGAACGCACAAAAAAAATCCCTGTTGTTGTGCTTACTTCATCAAAAGAAGATCCGGATATAAAGGCCTGCTATAATTTAGGCGTTAACAGTTATATCGTAAAGCCGGTTGGATTTGAAAATTTCACAAAGGCAGTCGCCGACCTTGGCATGTACTGGCTGCTCCTTAACCAATCTCCTACTTAA
- a CDS encoding PAS domain S-box protein produces the protein MEELEIHDRYKFFSGIAATIVIGLGMFVLAGWQFDVGFFKRPFPNLVAMNPTTALCFIASGISTLLIVTNKSMHNTNMYVLLFAAVPFIIGILKVFTLVWGVDLRIDSLLFAEKIKNDVIGNLSNRMAPNTAFNFMICGTALLLINYETKEKHMPAQYLALIVALVGLLSVLGYLYRVQAFYGVLTYIPMAIHTAIGFLFISLAILFTNPDRGIMKVITGSYAGSSTLRFLIPAAIIIPIILGYFRLIGEWEGLFGMEFGVAILVLSIIIVFMCLIWYNGVSLNKRDILRKLAENNLLKLNMELEARVIERTKEFQNSERKFRALIENNYDAIVLNDSDGIPLYQSPSVEKMLGWSLNERENKNGTELMHPDDVENVRIKMKEALEHPGKPIHSSHRIKHKQGHYIWTEGTITNMLHEPSIGALVSNFRDITDRKLAESELKEKAIYTSKRSCDLLEVLLKYSMMDFSQRIPVSEKGDEWDAIAIGLNTLSEELESHIKQVQDANRQLVAVNNELESFSYSVSHDLRAPLRAVNGYAQVLNEDYSAVLNKEGKRLIETIQYNATKMGTLIDDLLSFSRLGRKEVQRSAINMNDLAEGLIIELNKTVKYNAKIEYGKLHTVTGDYGLIYRVMFNLVSNAVKYSSKNDNARIEISSEQNKDETVFFIKDNGVGFDMRYSGKLFGVFQRLHTSEEFEGTGVGLAIVQRIISKHGGRVGAEGYLNKGATFYFALPNN, from the coding sequence ATGGAAGAACTGGAAATCCATGATCGGTACAAATTTTTTTCCGGAATCGCGGCAACTATTGTAATTGGGCTGGGGATGTTTGTTCTGGCCGGCTGGCAGTTTGATGTCGGATTTTTCAAACGCCCATTCCCCAACTTAGTTGCGATGAATCCTACAACTGCTTTATGTTTTATCGCTTCCGGTATCTCAACCCTGTTAATCGTAACAAACAAAAGTATGCACAACACCAATATGTATGTATTACTGTTTGCAGCGGTACCGTTTATTATTGGCATACTAAAAGTATTTACACTTGTTTGGGGGGTCGACCTTCGGATTGACAGTCTGCTTTTTGCTGAAAAAATAAAAAATGATGTCATTGGAAATCTGTCGAATCGCATGGCCCCTAATACAGCATTCAATTTTATGATTTGCGGAACGGCATTATTGCTGATCAATTATGAAACTAAAGAAAAACACATGCCAGCCCAATATCTTGCTTTAATTGTTGCATTAGTTGGTCTGCTATCGGTATTGGGATACCTGTATCGCGTGCAGGCATTTTATGGTGTGCTTACTTATATTCCAATGGCTATCCATACTGCAATTGGTTTTCTTTTTATCTCACTTGCGATCCTGTTCACCAATCCCGATAGAGGAATTATGAAAGTAATTACAGGATCGTATGCGGGAAGTTCCACTCTGCGTTTCTTAATTCCGGCTGCAATCATTATACCGATCATACTGGGCTATTTCCGACTTATAGGAGAATGGGAAGGCCTCTTCGGCATGGAATTCGGAGTCGCCATACTTGTATTATCCATTATAATCGTATTTATGTGCCTTATTTGGTATAATGGGGTATCACTTAATAAAAGGGATATCCTGCGGAAGCTGGCCGAGAATAACCTTCTAAAACTAAATATGGAACTTGAAGCAAGAGTAATAGAACGCACAAAAGAATTTCAAAATAGTGAACGGAAATTCAGAGCTCTTATTGAGAATAATTATGATGCCATTGTATTAAACGACAGCGATGGAATACCATTGTACCAGAGCCCATCCGTTGAAAAAATGCTTGGATGGTCCTTAAACGAAAGAGAAAATAAAAACGGTACGGAGCTTATGCATCCGGATGATGTGGAAAATGTAAGAATTAAAATGAAGGAGGCGCTTGAACACCCGGGCAAACCAATTCATTCCTCTCATCGCATAAAACATAAACAAGGCCATTACATCTGGACTGAAGGAACAATAACCAATATGCTGCATGAACCGAGTATTGGCGCTCTGGTATCAAACTTTCGCGATATTACGGATCGCAAACTTGCTGAATCCGAATTAAAAGAAAAAGCCATTTACACTTCCAAAAGGTCGTGCGACCTTTTGGAAGTGCTTTTAAAATATTCCATGATGGACTTCTCACAGCGGATACCCGTGAGCGAAAAGGGAGATGAATGGGACGCTATTGCCATTGGCCTGAATACACTAAGCGAAGAGCTTGAAAGCCATATAAAACAGGTACAGGACGCCAATCGACAATTGGTTGCTGTTAACAACGAATTGGAATCATTCAGCTATTCTGTTTCTCACGACCTGCGTGCCCCCCTGCGCGCTGTGAACGGGTATGCCCAGGTGTTAAACGAAGACTACTCCGCAGTTTTAAATAAAGAGGGGAAACGGCTTATTGAAACCATACAATACAATGCCACAAAAATGGGAACATTGATAGATGACCTGCTTTCCTTTTCAAGACTTGGACGAAAAGAAGTGCAGCGATCTGCTATCAATATGAATGACCTGGCGGAAGGTTTAATTATTGAGCTGAACAAAACCGTAAAGTACAACGCGAAGATCGAATATGGCAAATTGCACACCGTTACCGGCGACTACGGACTCATTTACCGGGTCATGTTCAATCTGGTTTCAAACGCGGTAAAGTATTCTTCAAAAAATGACAATGCCCGAATAGAGATCAGTTCGGAACAGAATAAGGATGAAACCGTTTTCTTTATTAAAGATAATGGGGTAGGATTCGATATGCGCTACTCAGGTAAATTATTTGGTGTATTCCAACGGTTGCATACCTCCGAAGAATTTGAAGGGACCGGAGTGGGACTTGCAATTGTGCAGCGAATAATTTCGAAGCACGGAGGCCGCGTGGGCGCGGAGGGATACCTGAACAAAGGAGCCACTTTTTATTTCGCTTTACCTAACAATTAA
- a CDS encoding SpoIIE family protein phosphatase, giving the protein MEQIKILIVEDQEADAEMIKRFLAKQNIAFSILRVWQEGSFVKALEEYRPDIIFSDCVLPQFSGIEAFCILRRQYQNIPFILISGSISEGKLAEYLKEGIDEYILKSNLLRLPSAIENVINKKKLERLNAKLDIANKRIESAYKDIKDSINYAQKIQSASLPNVNVLKDAFPGSFISYKPKDVLSGDFFWFKRKGNKFFIAVADCTGHGVPGALLSMMGSNLLHEIVNKREVSHPADILNQLNKGVRKILNHDKTSLQDGMDIVLCSIDLETNIAECAGANRPLYVVRKGEFNEIAADKTAIGQAENTMYANHVLYLEANDRIFLSTDGYADQFNDKSAKKISKKRLISLLTKSCYIPIDVQEQIINSFFDEWKGKQEQIDDVLLLGIEIKDPPAFDEIHGFLKFDQIVNVI; this is encoded by the coding sequence ATGGAACAGATAAAAATTCTTATCGTGGAAGATCAGGAGGCTGATGCTGAAATGATCAAAAGATTTCTTGCAAAGCAAAATATCGCATTCAGCATTTTAAGAGTCTGGCAGGAAGGCTCCTTTGTAAAGGCGCTGGAGGAGTATAGGCCTGATATAATATTTTCGGATTGCGTTCTTCCGCAGTTTAGTGGTATAGAGGCGTTTTGTATTTTAAGAAGGCAATATCAGAACATTCCTTTTATCCTGATCTCCGGCTCCATTTCTGAAGGAAAGTTAGCGGAATACCTGAAGGAAGGAATAGATGAATATATTTTAAAAAGCAATCTGTTACGGCTCCCTTCAGCGATCGAGAATGTAATTAATAAGAAAAAGCTGGAGAGGCTGAATGCCAAATTGGATATTGCCAATAAAAGGATCGAAAGTGCATATAAGGACATCAAGGACAGTATAAATTACGCCCAGAAAATTCAGAGCGCCTCACTTCCCAATGTAAATGTATTGAAGGATGCATTCCCGGGATCTTTTATTTCATATAAGCCTAAGGATGTATTAAGCGGAGATTTTTTCTGGTTCAAAAGGAAAGGCAATAAATTTTTTATCGCCGTTGCCGACTGCACGGGTCACGGCGTACCAGGGGCTTTATTATCAATGATGGGCAGCAACCTGCTTCATGAAATAGTGAATAAGAGGGAAGTTAGCCATCCGGCTGATATTTTAAACCAGCTGAATAAAGGTGTTCGGAAAATTCTTAATCACGATAAAACAAGCCTTCAGGACGGAATGGACATTGTTTTGTGTTCAATAGACCTCGAAACCAATATTGCAGAATGTGCCGGCGCAAACCGTCCTTTATATGTTGTAAGAAAAGGGGAATTCAATGAGATCGCGGCCGATAAGACCGCTATTGGCCAGGCTGAAAATACAATGTATGCGAATCATGTTCTTTACCTTGAAGCAAATGACAGGATATTCCTCTCTACCGATGGGTACGCGGATCAGTTTAATGATAAAAGTGCAAAAAAAATTTCGAAAAAGCGCCTGATCTCATTATTGACAAAATCATGTTACATACCTATAGATGTCCAGGAACAGATTATAAACAGTTTTTTTGATGAGTGGAAGGGGAAACAGGAACAGATCGATGATGTTTTGCTTCTTGGAATAGAGATAAAGGATCCTCCGGCATTCGATGAAATACACGGATTTTTAAAATTTGATCAAATAGTAAATGTTATTTGA
- a CDS encoding gliding motility-associated C-terminal domain-containing protein has protein sequence MKSVATIFICIAFFSLAAVAVAQEKEGSEVYRVTAFKKGNNKILSQSNTVEITPGFTLYIPDAFTPNNDRLNDTFGAVGKGIVEYKMVIYDRWGNFVFESTDINKQWDGTFLDVLCKQDMYVYRISASGENTQRIIKTGSLMLLQ, from the coding sequence ATGAAATCAGTAGCAACAATATTTATCTGCATCGCTTTCTTCTCGTTGGCTGCAGTAGCCGTTGCTCAGGAAAAAGAAGGAAGCGAAGTATATAGAGTTACTGCATTTAAAAAAGGAAACAATAAAATCCTCAGTCAATCAAATACAGTTGAGATTACTCCCGGGTTTACCTTATATATTCCCGATGCATTTACTCCTAATAATGACAGGTTGAATGATACATTCGGAGCTGTTGGTAAAGGAATAGTTGAATACAAAATGGTGATCTATGATCGTTGGGGCAATTTCGTTTTCGAAAGTACTGATATCAATAAGCAATGGGATGGCACTTTCCTGGACGTATTATGTAAACAGGATATGTATGTATACAGGATATCAGCCAGCGGAGAGAATACACAGCGAATAATTAAAACAGGCAGCCTGATGCTGCTGCAATAA
- a CDS encoding PKD domain-containing protein, whose product MKSTKSLDKKNNIYIYALCVMLCAGKIFAQNPLYQPPHNTNLGTDTTKQVDFKPDKTSGCVPLNVTFKNLTKNGGSWFWDFGNGTTSTQCNPSVVYLSPGNYTVKLFCSKSNGAQYSLVLQDLIRVKTLPVAGFYAAKISSCVNDNNFLFVNTSVNSDKWIWDFGDGSFSTLRDPQHTYVTPGKYTVKLVADNGFNCKDVMVKTDYIEIYPKPDAGFTSNTTTSCNPATIFSFSPSDSSAIEWK is encoded by the coding sequence ATGAAAAGTACAAAGTCCCTGGATAAAAAAAATAACATTTACATATACGCACTTTGCGTGATGCTGTGTGCAGGGAAAATTTTTGCCCAGAACCCTTTATATCAGCCGCCTCATAATACAAATCTTGGCACTGATACCACTAAACAGGTGGATTTTAAACCGGACAAAACAAGCGGATGCGTTCCTTTGAATGTAACTTTTAAGAATCTGACTAAGAATGGAGGTTCCTGGTTTTGGGATTTTGGAAATGGAACCACCTCTACCCAATGTAACCCGTCCGTAGTGTACCTCTCTCCGGGAAATTACACCGTAAAACTTTTTTGCAGCAAATCGAATGGTGCCCAATATTCCCTGGTGTTGCAGGACCTCATAAGAGTTAAAACATTGCCTGTTGCCGGTTTTTATGCGGCAAAAATATCATCCTGTGTGAATGACAATAATTTTCTGTTTGTTAATACTTCCGTCAATTCAGACAAATGGATCTGGGATTTCGGTGATGGAAGTTTTTCCACTCTTCGGGACCCACAGCATACCTATGTTACTCCCGGTAAATACACTGTCAAACTTGTTGCCGATAACGGGTTCAATTGCAAGGATGTAATGGTGAAAACCGACTACATTGAAATTTATCCAAAACCCGATGCAGGCTTTACCAGCAATACCACTACCAGCTGCAACCCTGCCACAATATTTTCTTTTAGTCCTTCCGACAGCTCCGCAATTGAATGGAAATAG